The following proteins are co-located in the uncultured Draconibacterium sp. genome:
- a CDS encoding bifunctional 4-hydroxy-2-oxoglutarate aldolase/2-dehydro-3-deoxy-phosphogluconate aldolase → MARFSRIEVALKMKETGMVPVFYHKDIDVCKAVVKACYDGGARVFEYTNRGDFATLLFAELNKWTIENCPEMIMGVGSIVDEATAAMYIALGTNFVVAPLIDEATAKVCNRRKIAWSPGCGSVTEIGRAHELGAEVVKIFPGSQVGGPSFVAAVKGPMPWASIMPTGGVTPTEDNLKGWFDAGVTCVGMGSQLFPKDVLENKDWNYITNKCKDALAIIQKLN, encoded by the coding sequence ATGGCTAGATTTTCAAGAATAGAAGTAGCATTAAAAATGAAGGAAACAGGTATGGTACCGGTTTTCTATCACAAAGATATCGACGTTTGCAAGGCTGTTGTAAAAGCTTGTTACGATGGTGGAGCACGTGTTTTCGAGTATACTAACCGTGGTGATTTTGCAACATTGCTGTTTGCAGAGTTAAACAAATGGACAATTGAAAACTGTCCTGAAATGATTATGGGAGTTGGTTCTATTGTTGATGAGGCAACTGCTGCCATGTACATCGCCTTGGGAACCAACTTTGTTGTGGCTCCTTTAATCGACGAAGCAACTGCAAAAGTTTGTAACAGACGAAAAATAGCCTGGAGTCCCGGTTGTGGTTCAGTAACCGAAATTGGAAGAGCTCACGAGTTGGGAGCAGAAGTAGTTAAAATATTCCCTGGTTCGCAGGTGGGAGGACCTAGTTTTGTTGCTGCAGTAAAAGGGCCAATGCCATGGGCAAGTATTATGCCTACCGGCGGTGTAACCCCAACCGAAGATAACTTAAAAGGTTGGTTTGATGCCGGAGTTACTTGTGTAGGAATGGGATCGCAATTATTTCCAAAAGATGTACTAGAGAACAAAGACTGGAATTATATTACGAATAAATGTAAAGATGCACTTGCAATTATTCAAAAGCTAAATTAA
- a CDS encoding sugar kinase, giving the protein MAKLNIKSKSECTYDCISLGEVMLRLDPGEGRIRTARQFKAWEGGGEYNVSRGLRRCFGKKTAIITALADNEVGALVEDFMLQGGLDTQFVKWMPYDGCGRTVRNGLNFTERGFGIRGAKGVSDRGNTAASQLKPGDIDWEYIFGTLGVRWMHTGGIFAALSESAAETVIEAVKIAKKYGTIVSYDLNYRPSLWKAIGGEAKAQEVNREIAKYVDVMIGNEEDFTACLGLEVEGNDENLKELDLSGYKGMIESAIKEFPNFNVIATTLRTVKTATVNSWGAICYSEGVIHEAQHREDLEIMDRVGGGDSFASGLIYGFLEFNDGAKAVEYGAAHGALAMTTPGDTTMATLSEVEKIIGGGSARVDR; this is encoded by the coding sequence ATGGCAAAATTGAATATCAAATCAAAATCAGAGTGCACATACGATTGTATTTCTCTTGGTGAAGTTATGTTAAGGTTGGATCCGGGTGAAGGCAGAATACGAACTGCCCGCCAGTTTAAAGCCTGGGAAGGTGGAGGAGAATATAATGTTTCCCGTGGCCTTAGAAGGTGTTTTGGAAAGAAAACCGCTATTATTACAGCACTTGCCGACAATGAAGTTGGGGCTTTAGTTGAAGATTTCATGCTCCAGGGAGGATTAGACACCCAATTTGTTAAATGGATGCCTTACGATGGTTGTGGGCGTACCGTTCGTAACGGATTGAATTTTACTGAAAGAGGTTTTGGTATTCGTGGTGCAAAAGGCGTTTCCGATCGTGGAAATACAGCAGCCTCTCAATTAAAACCGGGTGATATCGACTGGGAATACATTTTCGGAACCTTAGGAGTTCGTTGGATGCACACCGGTGGTATTTTTGCTGCATTATCTGAATCTGCTGCCGAAACTGTTATCGAGGCAGTAAAAATTGCTAAAAAATACGGCACCATTGTTTCGTATGATTTAAATTACCGACCATCGCTTTGGAAAGCAATTGGTGGTGAGGCGAAAGCACAGGAAGTAAACCGCGAAATTGCCAAATATGTGGATGTAATGATCGGTAATGAAGAAGATTTTACGGCATGTTTAGGTTTGGAAGTTGAAGGAAACGACGAAAATCTGAAAGAATTGGATTTGTCGGGATACAAAGGAATGATTGAGAGTGCAATCAAAGAATTTCCAAATTTTAATGTTATTGCAACCACATTACGTACCGTTAAAACAGCAACTGTAAATTCATGGGGTGCAATCTGTTATTCCGAAGGTGTTATTCACGAAGCTCAACACCGCGAAGATCTTGAAATCATGGATCGTGTTGGTGGTGGCGATAGTTTTGCATCTGGTTTAATTTATGGATTCCTCGAATTTAATGATGGGGCGAAGGCTGTTGAATATGGTGCTGCACACGGCGCATTGGCCATGACAACCCCTGGTGATACTACTATGGCAACTTTATCCGAAGTTGAAAAGATAATCGGAGGTGGGAGCGCACGTGTTGATCGCTAG
- a CDS encoding MFS transporter: MSINQTVEKMSKYRWTIVAMLFMATTVNYMDRQVLSLTWKDFIAPEFHWTDSDYGTITALFSLFYAISLLFAGRLVDWLGTKKGYMWAIAIWSVGAVLHAFCGIATSGVITGHWFVGFEQARHYINQVEDVARVLNVSVVLFVFARLVLAIGEAGNFPAAIKTTAEYFPKKDRAYATSIFNAGSTVGALAAPVTIPLLAKHFGWEAAFILIGALGFLWMGWWQFGYNKPYKHPKVNKAELDYIRQDQDDDEVQDGTDDNAGRKISFMKLFKYKQTWAFAFGKFMTDGVWWFYLFWTPAYLSSVYGMESSDPRAQIGLFILYAITLLSIIGGWLPTYFVEQKGMHAYAGRMKSMLIFAFFPLLAVVAQPLGHFSYWFPIVIIGIAGAAHQAWSANIFTTVSDMFPKAAVATVTGIGGLAGGLGSVVINKGSGVLFDFARETQMTLLNFKGVEAGYFIIFCICAFAYLIGWVVMKSLVPEYKRITDLV; encoded by the coding sequence ATGAGCATAAATCAAACAGTTGAAAAAATGTCCAAATATCGATGGACGATAGTAGCAATGTTGTTTATGGCAACGACCGTAAATTACATGGACCGACAGGTGCTTTCCCTGACGTGGAAGGACTTTATCGCACCGGAATTTCATTGGACAGATAGCGATTATGGAACTATCACTGCCTTATTCTCTCTTTTTTACGCAATAAGCTTACTTTTTGCCGGTCGTTTGGTTGACTGGTTAGGTACCAAAAAAGGATACATGTGGGCCATTGCAATTTGGTCAGTTGGTGCTGTGTTACACGCATTTTGTGGAATTGCAACATCAGGAGTAATTACAGGACATTGGTTTGTTGGATTCGAGCAGGCACGTCACTACATTAATCAGGTGGAAGATGTTGCACGAGTTCTTAATGTGAGTGTTGTTCTGTTTGTTTTTGCCCGTTTGGTTTTAGCCATTGGTGAAGCAGGTAACTTTCCGGCTGCTATTAAAACAACTGCCGAATACTTTCCTAAAAAAGACCGTGCTTATGCTACTTCCATTTTTAACGCAGGTTCAACTGTTGGAGCTTTGGCCGCTCCGGTTACCATTCCGCTTTTAGCAAAACATTTTGGATGGGAAGCTGCCTTTATTCTTATTGGTGCATTGGGTTTTCTTTGGATGGGATGGTGGCAGTTTGGCTATAATAAGCCTTACAAACACCCAAAAGTAAATAAAGCAGAATTGGATTACATCAGACAAGATCAGGATGATGATGAAGTTCAGGATGGAACAGATGATAATGCCGGACGAAAAATAAGCTTTATGAAATTGTTTAAATACAAGCAGACCTGGGCATTTGCATTCGGAAAATTCATGACTGACGGTGTTTGGTGGTTCTACCTGTTCTGGACACCTGCATATTTGAGTTCTGTTTATGGTATGGAATCATCTGATCCAAGAGCACAAATTGGTTTATTCATTTTGTATGCAATCACATTATTATCCATTATTGGAGGCTGGTTACCCACCTATTTTGTTGAGCAGAAAGGAATGCATGCGTATGCCGGTCGTATGAAATCGATGCTGATTTTTGCATTCTTTCCATTGTTGGCTGTAGTGGCGCAACCTTTGGGCCATTTCTCTTATTGGTTCCCCATTGTTATTATTGGTATTGCAGGTGCTGCGCACCAGGCTTGGTCGGCAAATATTTTTACTACAGTAAGCGATATGTTTCCAAAGGCAGCGGTTGCAACAGTTACCGGTATTGGTGGATTAGCCGGTGGTTTAGGTTCGGTAGTCATTAATAAAGGATCAGGTGTATTGTTCGATTTTGCACGCGAAACTCAAATGACACTTTTAAATTTCAAAGGTGTTGAAGCAGGTTATTTTATTATTTTCT